A single region of the Brachypodium distachyon strain Bd21 chromosome 3, Brachypodium_distachyon_v3.0, whole genome shotgun sequence genome encodes:
- the LOC100841053 gene encoding D-3-phosphoglycerate dehydrogenase 3, chloroplastic, whose product MSASRALLSNPQAGASPTMARAASRARLAAPSSSIPFARAGARLRIRSAILSSPAAAAAPVASAEPTRRISRSGSEAAPRAKPAVLVAEKLGEAGLEVLRQFADVECAYGMSPAELLAKVSQFDALIVRSGTKVTREVLEAGRGRLRVVGRAGVGIDNVDLQAATEAGCLVVNAPTANTVAAAEHGIALLASMARNVSQADAALKAGKWQRTKYVGVSLVGKTLAIMGFGKVGSEVARRAKGLGMHVIAHDPYAPADKARAIGAELVSFEEAVAKADFISLHMPLTPATSKVFNDESFAKMKTGVRIINVARGGVIDEDALVRALDSGKVAQAALDVFTVEPPPKDSKLVLHENVTVTPHLGASTVEAQEGVAIEIAEAVVGALRGELAATAVNAPMVPAEVLSELAPYVSLAEKLGRLAVQLVAGESGIKGVKVVYTSARDPDDLDTRLLRAMVTKGIVEPVSSTFVNLVNADYTAKQRGLRIAEERVSHDNAAAAESPLESIQVRLSNVQSKFAGAISTGGDIVVTGRVKYGIPHLTVVGPYEVDVSLEGNLILCRQIDQPGMIGKVGNILGQRNVNVSFMSVGRTFRGKQAIMAIGVDEEPDKETLEKIGKIPAIEEFVFLEL is encoded by the exons ggcgccggtggcgtcTGCGGAGCCGACGCGCCGGATCTCGCGGTCCgggtcggaggcggcgccgcgggccaAGCCGGCGGTGCTGGTGGCGGAGAAGCTGGGCGAGGCCGGGCTGGAGGTGCTGCGGCAGTTCGCGGACGTGGAGTGCGCCTACGGCATGTCCCCCGCCGAGCTCCTGGCCAAGGTGTCGCAGTTCGACGCGCTCATCGTGCGCAGCGGCACCAAGGTGACGAGGGAGGTGCTGGAGGCGGGCCGGGGCCGGCTGCGGGTcgtgggccgggccggcgtcGGGATCGACAACGTCGACCTGCAGGCGGCCACGGAAGCCGGCTGCCTCGTCGTCAACGCGCCCACGGCCaacaccgtcgccgccgccgagcacgGCATCGCGCTGCTCGCCTCCATGGCGCGCAACGTCTCGCAGGCGGACGCCGCGCTCAAGGCCG GTAAATGGCAAAGAACCAAGTATGTTGGAGTTTCCCTAGTTGGAAAGACTCTTGCCATCATGGGCTTCGGGAAGGTTGGCTCAGAGGTAGCAAGGCGAGCAAAAGGGCTTGGGATGCATGTGATTGCACATGACCCCTATGCCCCTGCCGATAAGGCCCGTGCCATTGGAGCTGAGTTGGTATCTTTCGAGGAGGCCGTAGCAAAAGCTGACTTCATCTCCCTCCATATGCCACTCACCCCAGCGACATCCAAGGTCTTCAACGACGAGTCCTTCGCAAAGATGAAGACCGGTGTGCGGATCATTAATGTGGCTAGGGGTGGAGTGATTGATGAAGATGCTCTGGTCAGAGCTCTGGACTCCGGCAAAGTTGCTCAG GCAGCTCTTGATGTCTTCACAGTGGAGCCCCCACCAAAGGACAGCAAGCTGGTGCTTCATGAGAACGTAACTGTTACACCCCATCTTGGAGCAAGCACGGTAGAGGCCCAG GAAGGCGTCGCTATCGAAATAGCAGAAGCTGTCGTAGGTGCACTGAGAGGCGAGCTCGCAGCGACAGCTGTGAATGCTCCAATGGTCCCAGCAGAG GTTTTGTCAGAGCTCGCTCCGTATGTTTCCCTGGCAGAGAAACTGGGAAGGCTGGCAGTGCAGCTTGTTGCCGGCGAGAGTGGCATCAAGGGGGTCAAAGTAGTGTACACCTCCGCCAGGGACCCGGACGACCTCGACACGAGGCTCCTCCGTGCAATGGTCACCAAGGGCATCGTGGAGCCTGTGTCTAGCACATTCGTCAACCTTGTGAACGCGGATTATACAGCAAAGCAGCGTGGCCTGCGCATCGCCGAGGAGCGGGTCTCCCATGACAATGCCGCCGCTGCAGAATCGCCACTTGAGTCCATCCAGGTTCGCCTCTCGAACGTGCAGTCCAAATTTGCCGGCGCGATCAGCACCGGCGGGGACATTGTCGTCACAGGCAGGGTCAAGTACGGCATTCCACATCTGACCGTCGTCGGGCCATACGAGGTCGACGTCAGCCTGGAGGGCAACCTGATCCTCTGCCGGCAGATCGACCAGCCTGGTATGATTGGCAAGGTCGGGAACATCCTTGGACAGAGGAACGTGAACGTTAGCTTCATGAGCGTCGGCCGGACCTTCCGCGGAAAGCAGGCAATCATGGCTATCGGTGTCGACGAGGAGCCCGACAAGGAGACACTGGAGAAGATCGGGAAGATCCCGGCGATCGAGGAGTTCGTGTTCCTCGAGCTATGA